One window of Candidatus Regiella endosymbiont of Tuberolachnus salignus genomic DNA carries:
- the ppk1 gene encoding polyphosphate kinase 1 yields the protein MSQEKLYTEKELSWLSFNERVLQEAADHSNPLIERMRYLGIYSNNLDEFYKVRFAELKKRILISKEQGSRIASRHLLKKIQAKVVQAEQAFDNLYNELLLEMARKHIFLVNERQISENQQTWLRQYFKHALRQHVTPILINQDTKLVRFLKDDSTYLAIEIIKGQQTEYALLEIPADKVPRFVKLPPEAPRRRKPIILLDNILRYCLDEIFKGFFDYDKLNAYSMKMTRDAEYDLVTEMESSLLELMSSSLKKRLTAEPVRFVYQKDMPNEMMKSLCENLAISNYDSVIAGGRYHNLKDFMCFPNIGKSNLLYPPMPCLRHNRFNQFRNTFDAIREKDVLLYYPYHTFEHVLELLHEASFDPNVIAIKINIYRVAKDSRIIDSMIYAAHNGKKVTVVVELQARFDEEANIYWAKSLTAAGVHVIFSAPGLKIHAKLFLISRREDKKIIRYAHIGTGNFNEKTARLYTDYSLLTADARITNEVRRVFSFIENPYRPVIFDHLIVSPQNSRSKLYQLIDQEISHAKKGENAAIKLKINNLVDNGLIDKLYEASQAGVKVCLLIRGICSLVPNVPGVSENIQAISIVDRFLEHDRVYVFENKGNILVYLSSADWMTRNIDYRIEVAVPLFDLWLKQRVLAILDLLFSDTVRARYLDKEMSNRYVPRGNKRKIRAQMAIYDYLKALEQREL from the coding sequence ATGAGTCAGGAAAAGCTCTACACCGAGAAAGAACTGAGCTGGTTATCTTTTAATGAACGAGTGCTTCAGGAAGCGGCTGATCACAGCAACCCTTTGATTGAACGAATGCGTTATCTTGGCATTTATTCCAACAATCTGGACGAGTTTTATAAAGTGCGTTTTGCTGAGTTAAAAAAGCGCATTTTAATCAGCAAAGAACAGGGTTCGCGTATAGCCTCTCGCCATTTATTGAAAAAAATTCAGGCCAAAGTCGTTCAAGCTGAGCAGGCATTTGATAATTTGTATAACGAGCTATTGTTAGAAATGGCGCGTAAGCACATATTTTTGGTTAATGAACGACAAATTTCAGAAAATCAACAAACCTGGTTGCGGCAATATTTTAAGCACGCTTTACGTCAACATGTCACGCCGATTCTGATTAATCAAGACACCAAATTAGTCCGATTTTTAAAGGATGACTCTACTTATTTGGCGATTGAAATAATTAAAGGGCAACAGACGGAATACGCACTGCTAGAAATCCCAGCAGACAAAGTGCCCCGTTTTGTGAAGCTACCACCAGAGGCCCCGCGGCGACGCAAGCCGATTATTTTACTCGATAACATCTTGCGTTATTGTCTTGACGAAATTTTTAAAGGATTTTTCGATTACGATAAATTAAACGCCTATTCGATGAAAATGACGCGCGATGCGGAATATGATTTGGTTACTGAAATGGAATCCAGCCTATTAGAACTGATGTCATCGAGTCTAAAAAAGCGCCTAACGGCAGAGCCGGTACGTTTTGTTTATCAAAAAGATATGCCGAATGAGATGATGAAATCACTGTGTGAAAATTTAGCGATTTCCAATTATGACTCGGTGATTGCGGGGGGACGTTACCACAACTTGAAAGATTTTATGTGTTTTCCCAATATCGGCAAAAGTAACCTGCTTTATCCCCCGATGCCTTGTTTACGGCATAATCGATTTAATCAATTTCGCAATACTTTTGATGCTATTCGTGAAAAAGACGTGTTGTTGTATTACCCCTATCATACTTTTGAACATGTATTAGAACTACTGCATGAAGCTTCATTTGACCCTAATGTCATTGCGATTAAAATCAATATTTATCGCGTGGCTAAAGATTCACGCATTATTGACTCGATGATCTATGCTGCCCATAACGGTAAAAAAGTGACGGTTGTGGTTGAATTACAAGCGCGTTTTGATGAAGAAGCCAATATCTATTGGGCGAAAAGCCTAACGGCAGCGGGGGTACACGTTATATTCTCTGCTCCTGGCTTAAAAATTCATGCCAAACTATTTTTGATATCCCGCCGTGAAGATAAAAAAATTATCAGATATGCCCATATTGGTACCGGTAACTTCAACGAAAAAACCGCCCGGCTTTATACCGATTATTCTTTACTAACGGCGGATGCGCGTATTACTAATGAAGTGCGTCGTGTCTTTAGTTTTATAGAAAATCCTTATCGGCCGGTGATATTTGATCATTTAATTGTTTCACCACAAAATTCGCGGTCAAAATTATATCAATTGATCGATCAAGAAATTTCTCATGCTAAAAAGGGTGAAAATGCTGCCATTAAATTAAAAATCAATAATTTAGTTGATAATGGCCTGATCGATAAATTATACGAGGCATCGCAGGCGGGTGTGAAAGTTTGCTTACTGATACGTGGAATATGTTCATTGGTACCTAATGTACCGGGTGTCAGTGAAAATATTCAAGCGATCAGTATTGTGGATCGTTTTTTAGAACATGACCGTGTCTACGTATTTGAAAATAAAGGTAACATCTTGGTTTATTTATCATCAGCGGACTGGATGACCCGAAATATTGATTATCGTATTGAGGTGGCGGTGCCTTTGTTCGATTTATGGCTAAAGCAAAGAGTATTGGCTATTTTAGACCTACTTTTTAGCGACACCGTGAGAGCACGTTATCTTGATAAAGAAATGAGCAATCGTTATGTACCTCGTGGCAATAAACGAAAAATACGTGCCCAAATGGCGATTTATGATTATTTAAAAGCGTTGGAGCAAAGAGAGTTGTAA
- the djlA gene encoding co-chaperone DjlA encodes MPYWGKLLGLILGLMSGIGFWGILLGLLVGHTVDKARNVGRSGFFTSQQVRQSLFFRCTFQVMGHVSKAKGRVTELDIQLANQLMERMQLHGEARIAAQRAFREGKEKQFPLKNKLQELRRICFGRFDLIRIFLEIQFQAAFSDGFLHPSEREVLKIIAEELGISSADFDQLINTMEGGRQFYHEGGWQYQGEGNQENRQGNFRQTARGPTLADACKVLGVKNSDNYVVVKRAYRKLMSEHHPDKLIAKGLPPEMMKMAKEKTQEIQAAYNLIKREKGFK; translated from the coding sequence ATGCCGTATTGGGGAAAACTGCTCGGTCTGATATTAGGATTAATGTCTGGTATTGGTTTCTGGGGGATATTATTGGGATTACTTGTTGGCCATACGGTGGATAAAGCCAGAAATGTTGGGCGTAGTGGCTTTTTCACCAGCCAACAAGTACGACAATCACTCTTTTTTCGTTGCACTTTTCAAGTGATGGGGCATGTAAGTAAAGCTAAAGGGCGGGTGACTGAGCTTGATATTCAGCTAGCCAATCAGTTGATGGAACGGATGCAACTGCACGGTGAAGCACGTATAGCCGCACAGCGTGCTTTCCGTGAAGGTAAAGAAAAGCAATTTCCGTTAAAAAACAAGTTGCAAGAATTACGTCGTATTTGTTTTGGGCGTTTTGATTTAATCAGAATATTTTTAGAAATTCAGTTTCAGGCTGCTTTTTCAGATGGTTTTCTTCATCCTAGTGAACGGGAGGTACTAAAGATTATTGCTGAAGAGCTGGGAATTTCTTCTGCTGATTTTGATCAATTGATTAATACAATGGAAGGAGGCCGCCAATTTTATCATGAAGGGGGATGGCAATATCAAGGAGAAGGTAATCAAGAAAATCGACAAGGCAATTTCAGGCAAACAGCTCGAGGGCCTACATTAGCCGATGCTTGTAAAGTGCTAGGGGTAAAAAATAGCGATAACTATGTTGTTGTTAAACGGGCTTATAGAAAATTGATGAGCGAACATCATCCTGACAAACTCATTGCAAAAGGTTTACCTCCTGAAATGATGAAAATGGCAAAAGAAAAAACACAAGAAATTCAAGCTGCTTATAATTTAATCAAACGTGAAAAGGGATTTAAATAG
- the radA gene encoding DNA repair protein RadA codes for MAKVAKRVFVCNGCGTDYPRWQGQCSACHAWNNISEVRLAEVSSPGRQRFVGYAGKSGINHNQVQKLSDIDLAELPRFSTGFQEFDRVLGGGVVPGSTILIGGNPGAGKSTLLLQTLCQLAINMKTLYVTGEESLQQIAMRAHRLNLPTANLNLLSETSIEQICLIAEHEQPKLIVIDSIQVMHISDIQSSPGSVAQVRETAAYLTRFAKTQGIAIVMVGHVTKDGALAGPKVLEHCIDCSVMLDGDSDARFRTLRSHKNRFGAVNELGVFAMTEQGLREVNNPSAIFLSRGDEITAGSSIMVVWEGTRPLLVEIQALVDQSMLANPRRVAVGLEQNRLAILLAVLHRHGGLQMSNQDVFVNVVGGVKVTETSADLALLLALVSSLKDRPLPKDLVVFGEVGLAGEIRPVPNGQERISEAAKHGFKRAIVPYANIPKKEVANMEVFGMKKLADTLSLLEDLYTQ; via the coding sequence GTGGCTAAAGTCGCAAAACGGGTATTTGTCTGCAATGGATGTGGTACCGATTATCCACGTTGGCAAGGGCAGTGTAGCGCTTGTCATGCTTGGAATAATATCAGTGAAGTGCGGTTGGCAGAGGTTTCCTCTCCGGGTCGTCAACGTTTTGTCGGTTACGCTGGAAAATCAGGGATAAACCATAATCAGGTACAAAAACTATCAGACATCGATCTTGCCGAACTTCCTCGTTTTTCTACTGGATTTCAAGAATTTGATCGCGTATTGGGCGGCGGAGTAGTACCAGGCAGTACTATTCTGATTGGAGGAAATCCTGGGGCGGGGAAAAGCACTCTGTTGTTACAAACACTGTGCCAGCTTGCCATCAATATGAAAACCCTTTATGTCACCGGCGAAGAATCGTTACAACAAATAGCCATGCGCGCTCACCGTCTTAATTTGCCGACGGCAAATCTGAATTTGCTATCTGAAACCAGCATTGAACAAATTTGCTTAATTGCCGAGCACGAACAGCCAAAACTCATTGTTATCGATTCGATTCAAGTCATGCACATTTCAGATATTCAGTCTTCACCGGGCAGTGTGGCACAAGTGCGTGAGACAGCGGCTTATCTGACCCGTTTTGCCAAGACACAGGGTATCGCTATTGTAATGGTCGGGCACGTTACTAAAGACGGCGCACTGGCTGGACCTAAAGTATTAGAACATTGTATTGATTGTTCAGTGATGCTCGATGGTGATAGTGATGCTCGCTTTCGTACGCTTCGCAGTCATAAAAATCGCTTTGGCGCGGTTAATGAATTAGGCGTTTTTGCCATGACAGAGCAGGGATTGCGTGAGGTGAATAATCCTTCTGCGATTTTCCTCAGTCGAGGGGATGAAATTACCGCCGGCAGCTCAATCATGGTCGTTTGGGAAGGTACCCGGCCATTATTAGTTGAGATCCAGGCACTGGTCGATCAGTCCATGCTGGCTAATCCCCGCCGTGTCGCCGTAGGGTTAGAGCAAAATCGTCTAGCGATATTATTGGCAGTGTTGCATCGCCATGGTGGTTTACAAATGTCGAATCAAGATGTATTCGTCAATGTTGTCGGTGGGGTAAAAGTCACGGAAACCAGTGCCGATCTGGCTCTCTTGCTGGCCTTAGTTTCTAGTTTAAAAGATCGCCCATTGCCAAAAGATTTGGTGGTATTTGGTGAGGTAGGTTTGGCAGGAGAAATTCGCCCAGTACCCAATGGACAAGAACGGATCTCGGAAGCAGCCAAACACGGTTTTAAGCGCGCCATCGTGCCTTACGCTAATATTCCCAAAAAAGAAGTAGCCAATATGGAGGTATTTGGCATGAAAAAATTGGCAGATACACTGTCCTTATTAGAGGATTTATATACTCAATGA